In one window of Desulfonatronospira thiodismutans ASO3-1 DNA:
- a CDS encoding CTP synthase, which produces MKTKFIFITGGVLSSLGKGLAAASIAALLKARGLKVTLQKLDPYINVDPGTMNPFQHGEVYVTEDGAETDLDLGHYERYLDQPMSQLNNFTSGSIYHSVITKERRGDYLGGTVQVIPHVTDEIKNAILSVATDDEDVAIIEIGGTVGDIESLPFLEAIRQLRGDLGKENVLYIHLTLVPYIKAAGEIKTKPTQHSVKELRSIGIQADIILCRCEVDLEQDIKSKIALFCNVDPDAVFTARDVQSIYEVPLMLYDEGLDQKVAILLKLPAKNPGLQAWENLVYRLNHYKSELHIAIVGKYVDLRESYKSLHEALIHAGLENETRVIPRYINSDDLSQESLARQMQGVHGVLVPGGFGTRGIEGKILAIRYARENNIPFFGICLGMQCAVIEYARNVLQLEGADSQEFNPDTPYPVIYLMTEWFDFRNRTTQKRDTGSHKGGTMRLGAYPCVLKTGTKAMQAYNTSEVSERHRHRYEFNMKFAPDFKSHGLILSGLSPDEKLVEIVELKDHPWFLGCQFHPEFKSNPMRAHPLFREFIRAAGQYALPEEKNPDKASGEKSLDKEP; this is translated from the coding sequence ATGAAGACCAAGTTTATTTTCATTACCGGCGGAGTTCTCTCCTCCCTGGGCAAAGGACTGGCAGCAGCCTCCATTGCCGCCCTGCTCAAGGCCCGGGGGCTCAAGGTGACCCTGCAGAAGCTGGATCCCTATATAAATGTCGATCCCGGGACCATGAATCCTTTTCAGCACGGAGAGGTTTACGTCACTGAAGACGGGGCCGAGACCGATCTGGACCTGGGACATTACGAGCGCTACCTGGATCAGCCCATGAGCCAGTTGAACAACTTCACCTCAGGCTCCATCTATCATTCAGTGATAACCAAGGAACGCCGTGGTGATTATCTGGGCGGCACCGTCCAGGTTATCCCCCACGTGACCGACGAAATAAAAAACGCCATTTTGAGTGTAGCCACCGATGACGAAGACGTGGCCATCATCGAAATCGGTGGAACTGTGGGAGACATTGAAAGCCTTCCCTTCCTGGAGGCCATCCGGCAGCTGAGAGGAGACCTGGGCAAGGAAAACGTCCTGTACATACACCTGACTCTTGTACCCTACATCAAGGCCGCAGGGGAAATCAAAACCAAGCCCACCCAGCACAGCGTCAAGGAGCTTCGAAGCATCGGCATCCAGGCGGATATCATCCTGTGCCGCTGTGAAGTTGACCTGGAACAGGATATAAAATCCAAGATCGCCCTTTTCTGCAATGTGGATCCGGATGCGGTTTTCACTGCCCGGGACGTTCAGAGCATATACGAAGTTCCGCTCATGCTCTACGATGAAGGACTGGACCAGAAAGTGGCCATCCTGCTCAAGCTTCCGGCCAAAAACCCCGGCCTGCAGGCCTGGGAAAACCTGGTATATCGCCTGAACCACTACAAAAGCGAACTGCATATAGCCATAGTAGGCAAGTACGTAGACCTCAGGGAATCCTATAAAAGCCTGCATGAGGCATTGATTCACGCCGGCCTGGAAAATGAAACCAGGGTCATACCCAGGTACATAAATTCAGATGACCTGTCTCAAGAAAGCCTTGCCCGGCAGATGCAGGGGGTTCACGGGGTTCTGGTCCCCGGAGGCTTCGGGACCCGGGGCATAGAGGGCAAAATTTTGGCCATCAGGTATGCCCGGGAAAACAACATCCCCTTTTTCGGGATCTGCCTGGGCATGCAGTGCGCGGTCATTGAATACGCCAGAAACGTACTCCAGCTGGAAGGGGCCGACTCCCAGGAATTCAACCCGGATACACCTTACCCGGTAATCTATCTAATGACCGAGTGGTTTGACTTTAGAAACCGTACCACCCAGAAACGCGATACCGGCAGTCACAAAGGGGGCACCATGCGCCTGGGCGCATACCCCTGCGTTCTCAAGACTGGCACTAAGGCCATGCAGGCCTACAACACCTCCGAGGTATCGGAAAGACACAGGCACAGATACGAATTCAACATGAAATTCGCCCCGGATTTCAAGTCCCATGGCCTCATCCTCAGTGGTCTTTCACCTGATGAAAAACTGGTGGAGATCGTTGAGCTCAAGGACCATCCATGGTTCCTTGGCTGTCAGTTTCACCCGGAATTCAAATCAAACCCCATGCGGGCCCATCCCCTGTTCAGGGAATTTATCCGCGCCGCCGGGCAGTATGCACTCCCTGAAGAAAAAAATCCGGATAAGGCTTCCGGGGAAAAATCACTTGATAAAGAACCTTGA
- the kdsA gene encoding 3-deoxy-8-phosphooctulonate synthase, whose amino-acid sequence MTNTPDAMKDLFESSRKDLFFILGPCVLESRDMALQTAESLAGMAASLDVNIVFKSSFDKANRSSLDGFRGPGMEKGLEWLQEIKKRTGLPVITDIHAPQQADEAAGVADVIQIPALLCRQTDLILAAAATGKIVNIKKGQFMAPWDMAGVVDKAASRNPGIWLTERGTTFGYNNLVVDFKSIAIMSGLGFPVILDATHSVQLPGGLKTASGGQREFVPVLARAGVAAGAHGIFMEVHPRPEMALCDGPNSWPIDETFSLLQNLLKIRDALHA is encoded by the coding sequence ATGACCAACACTCCTGATGCTATGAAAGATCTCTTTGAATCAAGCAGAAAAGACCTGTTTTTCATCCTGGGCCCGTGCGTGCTGGAAAGCAGGGACATGGCCCTGCAGACGGCAGAGAGCCTGGCCGGTATGGCCGCCAGCCTGGATGTGAACATCGTCTTTAAAAGCTCCTTTGACAAGGCCAACCGCAGCTCCCTTGACGGGTTCCGGGGTCCGGGCATGGAGAAAGGCCTTGAGTGGCTGCAGGAGATAAAAAAACGCACAGGCCTGCCCGTTATTACGGATATACACGCCCCGCAGCAGGCGGATGAAGCGGCCGGGGTCGCCGACGTGATCCAGATCCCCGCCCTTCTTTGCCGGCAGACCGATCTCATCCTGGCCGCTGCTGCCACGGGAAAAATCGTAAACATCAAGAAAGGCCAGTTCATGGCCCCCTGGGACATGGCCGGGGTGGTGGACAAAGCCGCCTCCAGGAACCCCGGCATATGGCTCACTGAGAGGGGCACAACTTTCGGCTACAACAACCTGGTAGTGGACTTCAAGTCCATTGCCATCATGTCCGGGCTTGGATTTCCGGTCATCCTGGACGCAACGCACTCGGTGCAGCTTCCCGGAGGCCTCAAGACCGCCTCCGGAGGTCAGCGCGAGTTTGTCCCGGTCCTGGCCCGGGCCGGAGTGGCTGCAGGGGCTCACGGCATATTCATGGAGGTTCACCCCCGTCCGGAAATGGCCCTTTGCGACGGGCCCAACTCCTGGCCTATAGATGAAACCTTTTCTCTGCTGCAAAACCTTTTGAAGATAAGAGACGCCCTGCATGCATAA
- a CDS encoding KdsC family phosphatase, which translates to MHNHPAQAAQKVKLLVLDADGVLTDGGLYYDPDGRIIKRFNVQDGLGLKLAMAAGLEVAVITGLNSGAVETRVKELGINDYFSGSTHKMPFIRQLSREKNLLFSQMAYLGDDWVDAGPMQCVGLPMAVANAQPEIRKLAAWTSTQRGGHGAVRQAVRFILQAQGRLEQEWRKWVQKHA; encoded by the coding sequence ATGCATAACCATCCGGCTCAAGCCGCGCAAAAAGTAAAACTTCTTGTCCTGGACGCCGACGGGGTGCTTACCGACGGTGGTCTTTACTACGACCCCGATGGACGGATAATAAAAAGGTTCAATGTCCAGGACGGGCTGGGGCTTAAGCTGGCCATGGCCGCCGGACTGGAGGTGGCTGTGATAACCGGGCTCAATTCCGGCGCGGTGGAAACAAGAGTCAAAGAACTTGGAATAAATGATTATTTTTCAGGATCAACCCATAAAATGCCCTTCATCAGGCAGCTTTCCCGGGAAAAAAACCTGTTGTTTTCGCAAATGGCCTACCTCGGTGATGACTGGGTGGACGCAGGTCCTATGCAGTGCGTAGGACTTCCCATGGCTGTGGCCAATGCCCAGCCGGAAATCAGGAAGCTGGCCGCCTGGACCAGTACACAAAGAGGCGGCCACGGAGCAGTGCGTCAGGCCGTGCGTTTTATCCTGCAGGCCCAGGGAAGGCTGGAACAGGAGTGGCGCAAATGGGTCCAGAAACATGCTTAA
- the lptC gene encoding LPS export ABC transporter periplasmic protein LptC yields the protein MLKKAFPIILTVMLMFFLLSIFWRETPGPRQVDFDQDLEVDLNIRDLTLVQSGRDKKIWELDAKQAGFMRKENIYLLQEPVMTYFGEKNGEPVEIRAARGRIDQDSGTLYMWPDVKARSGGLYTTSEKATYKEGEGHVLLEDNVSFTGRGMRVDTPRALIMLEEDKIVATQGVRTSIRGN from the coding sequence ATGCTTAAGAAAGCCTTTCCCATAATCCTTACGGTTATGCTCATGTTTTTCCTGCTGAGCATTTTCTGGCGCGAAACCCCGGGGCCGAGACAAGTTGACTTTGACCAGGACCTGGAAGTTGATTTAAACATCAGGGATCTGACCCTGGTTCAAAGCGGCCGGGACAAAAAAATCTGGGAGCTTGACGCAAAACAGGCAGGCTTCATGCGCAAGGAGAACATCTACCTTCTGCAGGAACCTGTCATGACCTATTTCGGAGAGAAAAACGGCGAACCTGTTGAAATCAGGGCTGCCCGGGGCAGAATAGACCAGGACAGCGGAACCCTTTATATGTGGCCCGACGTAAAGGCCCGTTCAGGGGGCCTTTACACCACTTCAGAAAAGGCTACATACAAGGAAGGCGAGGGACATGTCCTGCTGGAAGACAATGTTTCCTTTACGGGCCGGGGCATGAGGGTAGACACCCCCAGGGCCCTTATAATGCTTGAAGAGGACAAAATCGTGGCCACCCAGGGTGTCAGGACCAGCATCCGGGGAAACTGA
- a CDS encoding LptA/OstA family protein: protein MNRIQAITMHCRFFPYILVCVLAALFLYPAGIQAENDKGTEITSRDMTFKGAENLIVFSGDVYVRRPDFELWSDKLYVYLRSDADMDETAPEAGEDDDIEKIVARGQVRIQGEGREGRSGLLTYYPDTEIVELEQDPRLIEGKNSVEGEKIVLNLKDNTSRVYGSEERRVRVIFHSDDSDGDGQ, encoded by the coding sequence ATGAACAGAATACAGGCAATCACAATGCACTGCAGATTTTTTCCCTATATCCTGGTCTGTGTCCTGGCGGCCTTATTTCTTTACCCTGCCGGGATCCAGGCTGAAAACGACAAGGGTACGGAGATTACCTCACGGGACATGACCTTTAAAGGCGCGGAAAATCTAATTGTGTTTTCCGGTGACGTTTATGTCCGCCGCCCTGATTTCGAGCTCTGGTCAGACAAGCTTTACGTATATCTCAGGTCGGATGCGGACATGGATGAGACCGCACCTGAAGCCGGAGAAGATGATGACATAGAGAAAATCGTCGCCCGGGGACAGGTGCGGATCCAGGGAGAAGGCAGGGAGGGCCGCAGCGGACTTCTGACATATTATCCCGACACAGAGATTGTAGAACTGGAGCAGGACCCCAGGCTTATTGAAGGCAAAAACAGTGTTGAAGGGGAAAAAATCGTTCTCAACCTCAAAGACAATACATCCCGGGTATACGGCAGCGAGGAAAGAAGGGTCCGGGTAATCTTTCATTCAGACGATTCAGACGGGGACGGACAGTGA
- the lptB gene encoding LPS export ABC transporter ATP-binding protein — protein MSTLQALDVYKQYGKKPVVKGISLDINRGEIVGLLGPNGAGKTTTFYMLVGIIPPTKGRVALAGQDITGLSLPKRAELGMSYLPQESSIFKKLSVYDNLMLILEYTCRDRKLRREKAESLMHELGISKLAHQKASFLSGGERRRLEIARSLIKDPEFILLDEPFAGIDPIAVDDIQKIVLKLKEKNIGVLISDHNVRETLKICDRASLVFEGQVILNGTPGEIAQDARARQVYLGESFQL, from the coding sequence GTGAGCACCCTGCAGGCCCTTGACGTTTACAAGCAGTATGGCAAAAAACCCGTGGTCAAAGGAATATCCCTGGACATAAACCGGGGAGAAATAGTGGGGCTTCTTGGTCCCAACGGCGCCGGCAAGACCACGACCTTCTATATGCTGGTGGGCATCATCCCCCCCACCAAAGGCCGGGTGGCACTGGCCGGTCAAGATATAACTGGACTTTCGCTGCCCAAAAGGGCAGAGTTGGGGATGAGTTATCTGCCGCAGGAAAGCTCCATTTTTAAAAAACTGAGCGTCTATGACAACTTGATGCTTATCCTGGAGTACACCTGCAGGGACAGAAAGCTCCGCCGGGAAAAGGCCGAGTCTTTGATGCACGAACTGGGAATATCTAAGCTTGCTCATCAGAAGGCCTCCTTTCTTTCCGGAGGGGAAAGGCGGCGTCTGGAAATAGCCAGGTCCCTGATAAAGGACCCTGAATTCATTCTTCTGGACGAACCCTTTGCAGGCATTGATCCCATTGCAGTGGATGATATCCAGAAAATTGTGCTTAAGCTAAAGGAAAAAAACATAGGTGTGCTCATTTCAGATCACAACGTGCGCGAAACCCTGAAAATCTGCGACAGGGCATCCCTCGTATTTGAAGGCCAGGTTATACTGAACGGCACACCAGGGGAAATAGCCCAGGACGCCCGGGCCAGACAGGTATACCTGGGAGAATCGTTTCAATTGTAA
- the rpoN gene encoding RNA polymerase factor sigma-54 encodes MSLELRQQLKLSQQLVMTPQLQQAIKLLQLSRVELLEVVQQELMENPILEEVQYQEDEQTARDVHEEANRKTSLNSEEQSMIKNADWENYLGEFSSSSKQSVHHERETPEEMQSFEARHSSKPSLEGHLFWQLQLQDFSEEDMVVGEEIIGNLDSRGYLQATSREISESTGAEQEQVKRVLKRIQHFDPIGIGSRNIQECLLVQLEALNEDDPVLTSLVKEHLEDIEKNRIAPLLKKFKVSREYMQEYIEVIRSLDPFPGSSYGSEDVVYISPDIYVYKYEDDFIILLNEDGLPNLQLSSFYTGENQLVKDKKNKQENEYIQEKTRSAVWLMKSLHQRQRTLYKVMQSILKFQKEFFEHGVSRLKPLILKEVAEDIEMHESTVSRITTSKYVSTPYGIFELKFFFNSALSMDGGGHVGSESVKAAIKKMVREEDPKKPLSDEAIAAILKENLDVNIARRTVAKYRMALDIPSSSKRKKFF; translated from the coding sequence ATGTCCCTGGAACTCAGACAACAGCTCAAATTATCACAGCAACTGGTGATGACTCCGCAGCTGCAGCAGGCCATCAAGCTGTTGCAGCTTTCCAGGGTGGAGCTGTTGGAGGTGGTGCAGCAGGAACTCATGGAAAACCCCATCCTGGAGGAGGTCCAGTACCAGGAGGATGAGCAGACGGCCCGGGATGTACACGAAGAAGCCAACCGCAAAACAAGCCTCAACAGCGAAGAACAGTCCATGATCAAAAATGCGGACTGGGAAAACTATCTGGGCGAATTTTCCAGCAGTTCCAAGCAGTCGGTGCACCATGAAAGGGAGACCCCGGAAGAGATGCAAAGTTTCGAGGCCAGACACTCTTCCAAGCCCTCACTGGAAGGACATCTCTTCTGGCAGTTGCAGCTGCAGGATTTTTCCGAAGAAGATATGGTTGTCGGCGAAGAGATCATCGGCAATCTGGATTCCCGCGGCTATCTCCAGGCCACTTCCCGGGAAATATCCGAATCCACCGGCGCAGAACAGGAGCAGGTGAAAAGAGTTTTAAAACGTATACAGCATTTCGACCCCATTGGCATAGGTTCCAGAAACATCCAGGAATGTCTTCTGGTACAGCTTGAAGCCTTAAACGAGGACGATCCTGTGCTCACTTCACTGGTAAAGGAGCACCTGGAAGACATTGAAAAAAACCGCATTGCCCCGCTTCTGAAAAAATTCAAGGTCAGCCGGGAGTACATGCAGGAATACATTGAGGTCATAAGAAGCCTGGACCCTTTCCCCGGCTCCAGCTACGGCAGCGAGGATGTTGTTTACATCAGCCCGGATATTTATGTTTACAAATACGAAGACGATTTTATCATCCTTTTGAATGAAGACGGGTTGCCCAACCTGCAGCTCAGTTCCTTTTATACTGGTGAAAACCAGCTGGTCAAAGACAAGAAAAACAAGCAGGAGAACGAATACATCCAGGAAAAAACGCGTTCAGCGGTGTGGCTCATGAAAAGCCTGCACCAGAGGCAGCGCACTCTGTACAAGGTTATGCAGAGCATACTCAAATTTCAAAAGGAGTTCTTCGAGCACGGAGTAAGCCGGTTAAAGCCTCTTATACTCAAGGAAGTGGCCGAGGACATTGAGATGCACGAGTCAACGGTGAGCAGGATCACCACCAGCAAGTACGTGTCTACTCCCTACGGCATTTTTGAACTCAAGTTTTTCTTCAACAGCGCCTTGAGCATGGACGGAGGCGGCCACGTGGGTTCCGAGAGTGTAAAGGCAGCCATCAAGAAGATGGTTCGCGAGGAAGACCCCAAAAAACCACTGAGCGATGAAGCCATAGCTGCCATTTTGAAAGAAAACCTGGATGTAAATATCGCCAGGCGTACTGTGGCCAAGTACCGCATGGCTCTGGACATTCCCTCTTCCTCAAAGAGGAAAAAATTCTTCTGA
- the hpf gene encoding ribosome hibernation-promoting factor, HPF/YfiA family → MHIKFNFKSFEPSDHLKNYAQDRFEKLSKYITDNDDVSLQVNMEVEKFRHIAECILTGKDLHISANEETEDMYSTVDLSLDKLEAQLKKQRDKIKDKKKKTREKQQVRMDVVSFSPAEEGQSREPRIVATDQYEPKPMPLDEAAMQLENLGYEFLVFLNAETERVNVVYRRKDGDFGFIDPGV, encoded by the coding sequence ATGCACATCAAATTCAATTTCAAAAGTTTTGAACCCTCTGATCACCTGAAAAATTACGCCCAGGATCGTTTTGAAAAATTGTCCAAATATATAACTGACAATGACGACGTTTCTCTGCAGGTAAATATGGAGGTAGAAAAATTCAGGCACATAGCTGAATGCATCCTCACTGGTAAAGATCTGCATATCTCTGCCAACGAAGAAACAGAAGACATGTACTCCACCGTGGACCTTAGCCTGGACAAGCTTGAAGCCCAGCTCAAGAAACAAAGAGATAAGATCAAGGACAAAAAGAAAAAAACACGAGAAAAACAGCAGGTGCGCATGGATGTGGTCAGTTTTTCCCCGGCAGAGGAGGGACAGAGCCGGGAGCCCCGCATAGTGGCCACGGATCAGTACGAGCCCAAACCCATGCCCCTGGACGAGGCCGCCATGCAGCTGGAAAACCTGGGATACGAATTTTTGGTCTTTTTAAACGCTGAAACCGAAAGGGTAAACGTGGTTTATCGCCGCAAGGACGGGGACTTCGGCTTTATTGACCCAGGCGTATAG
- a CDS encoding PTS sugar transporter subunit IIA: MHLADFLSPDQIVAGLVSRNKTEVLDELAAPLVEKHDFLDRNEVNNVLVSRENLGTTGIGDGVAIPHGKIAGLDNILISAGLSREGVDFSALDHKPVHIFFLVLAPEKSAGKHLKILAFISRLLQDPDFKDCFINAQSREELWKLINRV, translated from the coding sequence ATGCATCTTGCTGATTTTTTAAGCCCGGACCAGATTGTCGCCGGCCTGGTCTCCAGAAACAAGACGGAAGTCCTGGATGAACTGGCCGCCCCCCTGGTGGAAAAACACGACTTCCTGGACCGCAATGAAGTCAACAATGTGCTCGTGAGCAGGGAGAACCTGGGCACCACCGGCATAGGCGACGGCGTGGCCATACCTCACGGCAAGATCGCCGGCCTGGATAACATCCTTATCAGCGCCGGTCTGAGCCGGGAAGGTGTGGATTTCTCCGCCCTGGATCACAAGCCGGTACACATTTTTTTCCTGGTCCTGGCTCCGGAAAAAAGCGCTGGCAAGCATTTAAAAATCCTGGCTTTTATCTCCAGGCTGCTGCAGGACCCTGACTTCAAGGATTGCTTTATAAATGCCCAGTCCAGGGAAGAACTATGGAAACTCATAAACAGGGTTTAA
- the rapZ gene encoding RNase adapter RapZ: METHKQGLIRDVPGREKEHAGCYPVIIVTGLSGAGKSTALNVFEDLGFFCVDGLPVTLAPTIMELFSRENPKNFRGLALGMDLRQSDFAREWSRVRDRMSQNRICLQIIYLEASSGVLVRRYAETRRPHPMEGEGIGLEQALEKEKQILEPLRSDAHLVVDTSDFSIHDLRRALKEKWECLDQVLAGIRVHIISFGFKYGMPSEADMVQDLRFLPNPFFEPELKSLSGRDTAIADYVLGKPPGSSYLEKYKDFLGFILPLFQKEGRYRLTMAFGCTGGRHRSVAVAENVADFLKKNGYLVSLEHRHFQLG; this comes from the coding sequence ATGGAAACTCATAAACAGGGTTTAATCCGGGACGTACCAGGCAGAGAAAAAGAACATGCGGGCTGCTACCCGGTAATTATTGTCACCGGCCTGTCCGGGGCTGGAAAAAGCACCGCCCTGAACGTCTTTGAAGACCTGGGTTTTTTTTGCGTGGACGGGCTTCCAGTGACCTTGGCCCCTACGATAATGGAGCTTTTCTCCAGAGAAAACCCCAAAAACTTCCGGGGGCTGGCCCTGGGTATGGACCTGCGCCAGAGCGACTTCGCCAGGGAATGGTCCAGGGTGAGGGACAGGATGTCCCAGAACAGAATCTGCCTGCAGATAATCTACCTTGAAGCCAGCTCTGGAGTGCTGGTGCGCAGGTACGCTGAAACCAGACGCCCGCACCCCATGGAAGGAGAAGGAATCGGCCTGGAACAGGCCCTGGAAAAGGAAAAACAGATCCTGGAACCACTGCGCAGCGATGCTCACCTGGTGGTGGACACATCGGATTTCAGCATCCACGACCTGCGCCGGGCACTCAAGGAAAAATGGGAATGCCTGGACCAGGTTCTTGCCGGTATACGGGTGCATATAATTTCCTTTGGATTCAAATACGGCATGCCTTCCGAGGCCGACATGGTCCAGGACCTGCGTTTTCTGCCCAACCCTTTTTTTGAACCAGAACTCAAAAGCCTGTCAGGCAGAGATACGGCTATTGCGGATTATGTGCTGGGCAAGCCTCCGGGGTCTTCCTATCTGGAAAAATACAAGGACTTCCTTGGCTTTATCCTGCCCCTGTTTCAAAAGGAGGGCCGCTACAGGCTGACCATGGCTTTCGGGTGTACCGGGGGCAGACATCGCTCCGTGGCTGTAGCCGAAAACGTGGCGGATTTTCTGAAAAAAAACGGCTACTTAGTGTCACTGGAACACCGACATTTTCAACTGGGTTGA
- a CDS encoding PTS sugar transporter subunit IIA encodes MIGIILVTHGDFGSGLLHAAQTMVGESGNCCAIGVDVSRPMQDIIDQLKQKVKEIDTGSGVVILTDMFGGTPTNISLSLLSHGHIEVITGVNLPMLLKALSGRTQELGDLAQEIKSAGKQGILVAGDVLKRQVAGSGKKGE; translated from the coding sequence ATGATAGGAATTATATTAGTCACTCACGGCGATTTCGGGTCCGGTCTTCTGCATGCGGCGCAGACCATGGTGGGAGAAAGCGGCAACTGCTGCGCCATAGGAGTGGATGTTTCCAGGCCCATGCAGGATATCATTGACCAGTTGAAGCAGAAGGTTAAAGAAATAGACACAGGCAGCGGTGTAGTAATCCTTACGGACATGTTCGGGGGAACCCCTACCAATATCAGCCTGTCCCTTTTAAGTCACGGGCATATAGAGGTTATTACCGGGGTGAACCTCCCCATGCTTTTAAAGGCGCTCTCCGGCAGGACCCAGGAACTTGGAGACCTGGCCCAGGAAATCAAATCTGCCGGCAAACAGGGAATCCTCGTGGCCGGGGACGTGCTCAAAAGGCAGGTGGCCGGCTCCGGAAAAAAGGGCGAGTAA
- a CDS encoding PTS sugar transporter subunit IIB, whose amino-acid sequence MFWVRIDNRLIHGQVIETWLPYAGSSTILVVNDELAADPVRQEIMGLAVPSHIDITFASIQESPRVLHTTLKDRLSSVFILFDNCPDARQAFDQGLNFDWINIGNIHYSPGRKQVCAHIALSQDDSLCLEYFYRQGVKLDFRCVPHKSVQVDSW is encoded by the coding sequence ATGTTCTGGGTACGCATAGACAATCGCCTGATACACGGTCAGGTCATCGAGACCTGGCTGCCCTATGCGGGTTCAAGCACCATTCTTGTGGTCAATGATGAACTCGCTGCAGACCCGGTGCGTCAGGAAATCATGGGGCTTGCCGTACCCAGCCACATCGACATAACTTTTGCATCCATCCAGGAAAGCCCCCGCGTCCTGCATACAACTTTAAAGGACAGACTTTCCTCGGTTTTTATACTCTTCGACAATTGTCCGGACGCCAGGCAGGCCTTTGATCAGGGCCTGAACTTCGACTGGATCAACATTGGCAATATTCATTACAGCCCGGGCAGAAAACAGGTCTGCGCCCACATCGCCCTGAGCCAGGACGACAGCCTTTGCCTGGAATACTTTTACAGGCAGGGGGTAAAGCTGGATTTCAGGTGCGTGCCCCACAAAAGCGTTCAGGTGGATTCATGGTAG
- a CDS encoding PTS sugar transporter subunit IIC — protein MHGSPGRNEYFKHCPAGGFFFAVFSLFRFALHLGLLERPLVAGFFLALITGEVFPVLLIAVFFELLWLDLIPAGTFIPPNAIFCVTSVTLLYGHFQLEHTGQIFLLMLLSIPGAYILSRIEGWYRIRQNKKYNLILRQSRDRFSSYNPGKMIMQSLVGSFGVGLVTACLGIYFLAIVYPHLKDLFQFQREMDWSLILLAASFSALAGLRVKKAYTSLVVGMVLISAALAWMQWPVLA, from the coding sequence ATTCATGGTAGCCCTGGAAGAAATGAGTATTTTAAACACTGTCCTGCTGGGGGGTTTTTTTTTGCCGTCTTTTCCCTGTTTCGTTTTGCTCTTCACCTGGGCCTTCTTGAACGCCCCCTGGTGGCCGGCTTCTTCCTGGCCCTCATTACCGGTGAAGTCTTCCCGGTTTTGCTCATCGCCGTATTTTTCGAACTGCTGTGGCTGGATCTCATTCCTGCAGGCACCTTCATCCCGCCCAACGCCATCTTCTGCGTAACCAGCGTCACATTACTGTATGGGCATTTTCAACTGGAGCACACCGGCCAGATATTTCTGCTCATGCTCCTGAGCATCCCCGGGGCCTATATCCTTTCGCGCATTGAAGGCTGGTACAGAATCCGGCAGAACAAAAAATACAATCTGATTCTGCGCCAGAGCAGGGACAGGTTCAGCTCATACAACCCAGGAAAAATGATCATGCAGTCCCTGGTCGGATCCTTCGGCGTGGGCTTGGTGACAGCCTGTCTGGGCATCTATTTCCTGGCCATAGTATATCCTCATTTAAAGGACCTTTTCCAGTTTCAGCGCGAAATGGACTGGTCCCTCATCCTGCTGGCCGCCAGCTTCAGCGCCCTGGCCGGACTCAGAGTCAAAAAAGCCTATACCTCCCTTGTAGTGGGCATGGTCCTGATAAGCGCAGCCCTGGCCTGGATGCAATGGCCTGTATTGGCCTGA
- a CDS encoding PG0541 family transporter-associated protein: MKLVHITFRFEYVDHVERILDDSGVEDYARYPMVEGKDQEGKHFGSQVFPGSVTVCQALVKNDLVEGLMQRLQEFRMKKGAHRHLRAAVVPVEQVLGTGED, encoded by the coding sequence ATGAAACTGGTGCACATCACCTTTCGTTTTGAATACGTGGATCACGTGGAGCGTATCCTGGATGATTCAGGTGTAGAGGATTACGCCAGGTATCCCATGGTGGAGGGAAAGGACCAGGAGGGCAAACATTTCGGCAGCCAGGTTTTTCCCGGCAGTGTAACCGTGTGTCAGGCCCTGGTAAAAAACGACCTGGTTGAGGGACTTATGCAGCGCCTGCAGGAGTTTAGAATGAAAAAAGGTGCGCACAGGCACCTGCGGGCTGCGGTCGTGCCTGTGGAGCAGGTGCTGGGCACTGGCGAGGATTAG